A window of Cohnella herbarum contains these coding sequences:
- a CDS encoding aminotransferase-like domain-containing protein: MNYQFSKRLDTFSSSAVREILKLTQKKSIISFAGGLPAEEHFPVAAIGEAFERVLAAGNKALQYGLTEGYLPLRESICKWMARKGVTVTPDDMLLTTGSQQAIDLLTRIYIDNGDVILVEKPTYLSALQVFRSYGAKLVSVDADEDGMVLADLDAKLKQHKPKMVYAIPTFSNPTGKAWSLERRKGVLELCRASDTLILEDDPYGELKFGDASITYPSLFSLDQHPKGSCVVYTSTFSKTVAPALRTGWVMGDPDLIRHMARAKQAADLHSSSLDQQTLHQLMEHFDLDGHIEFVRKEYESRMRQMADLLREQQWPGVVWNEPKGGMFFWLELPESIDTGELLKTAVDMDVAFVPGVSFFADSSGKNTMRLNFTHNDFERTIIGMKRLNQAMESVLVK, translated from the coding sequence ATGAACTATCAATTCTCGAAGAGATTGGACACATTCTCATCGTCGGCCGTCCGGGAAATTCTGAAGCTGACTCAGAAGAAATCGATCATTTCATTCGCCGGCGGATTGCCGGCGGAAGAGCATTTCCCGGTCGCCGCGATCGGGGAAGCTTTCGAGCGGGTACTCGCCGCAGGCAATAAAGCCTTGCAATACGGTTTGACGGAGGGCTACTTGCCGCTTCGCGAAAGCATCTGCAAGTGGATGGCGCGCAAAGGGGTAACGGTGACCCCGGACGATATGCTCCTGACGACGGGATCGCAGCAAGCCATCGATCTGCTGACTCGGATCTACATCGATAACGGCGACGTTATCTTGGTCGAGAAACCGACTTACTTGTCCGCCTTGCAAGTATTCCGGTCTTACGGCGCTAAGCTGGTATCCGTGGACGCGGATGAAGACGGCATGGTACTGGCGGATCTGGATGCCAAGCTGAAGCAGCACAAACCGAAAATGGTGTACGCCATTCCGACGTTCTCCAACCCGACCGGGAAAGCTTGGAGCTTGGAACGGCGCAAGGGCGTACTGGAGCTGTGCCGGGCGAGCGATACGCTTATTCTCGAGGACGATCCTTACGGCGAGCTGAAGTTCGGGGATGCGTCGATTACTTATCCGTCGTTGTTCTCGTTAGACCAGCATCCGAAAGGTTCGTGCGTCGTCTATACGAGCACCTTCTCCAAGACGGTAGCTCCGGCGCTGCGCACGGGCTGGGTAATGGGCGATCCCGATCTCATCCGTCATATGGCCCGCGCCAAGCAAGCGGCCGATTTGCACTCAAGCTCTCTGGATCAACAGACCTTGCATCAGTTGATGGAACATTTCGATCTAGACGGACATATCGAATTCGTCCGCAAGGAATACGAGAGCCGTATGCGCCAGATGGCGGACTTGCTGCGCGAGCAGCAATGGCCGGGCGTCGTATGGAACGAGCCGAAGGGCGGCATGTTCTTCTGGCTTGAGCTACCGGAATCGATCGATACGGGCGAATTGCTCAAGACGGCGGTCGATATGGACGTAGCCTTCGTTCCCGGCGTTTCCTTCTTCGCGGACAGCTCCGGCAAGAACACGATGCGACTTAATTTCACGCACAATGATTTCGAGAGAACGATCATTGGGATGAAACGTCTGAATCAGGCGATGGAGAGCGTATTGGTGAAATAG